Proteins encoded in a region of the Capra hircus breed San Clemente chromosome 3, ASM170441v1, whole genome shotgun sequence genome:
- the LOC102191600 gene encoding olfactory receptor 12-like yields the protein MSLQGDGNLSMMYLQEFVLDGFEGGPQTQALLFALFLALYVVAVLGSLTMIVVITLDARLHSPMCFFLKNLSFVDLCYSSVITPKALANFLSSSKLITFEGCVTQFFFFALLGTTEAFLLAVMAYDRFVAICSPLRYPITMHPLVCARLVLGSYCGGCLNSILQASFTFSLPFCSSNHVDHFFCDVPPLLKLACADTTINELVMFGLCGFFIVGTTLVVLVSYGYITVTILRMRSGGGRHKLFSTCGSHMTAVSLFYGTLFVMYAQPGAVASMEQGKVVSIFYTLVIPMLNPLIYSLRNKDVKDALWRLGQRHSAT from the coding sequence ATGTCACTCCAAGGCGATGGAAACCTCTCAATGATGTATTTGCAGGAGTTTGTGCTGGATGGATTTGAGGGTGGTCCGCAGACCCAGGCCCTGCTCTTTGCTCTGTTCCTGGCCCTGTACGTGGTGGCCGTCCTGGGGAGCCTCACCATGATTGTGGTCATCACCCTGGATGCCCGTCTGCACTCCCCGATGTGCTTCTTCCTCAAGAACCTCTCCTTTGTGGACCTGTGTTACTCATCTGTCATCACCCCCAAGGCCCTGGCCAACTTCCTGTCCTCCTCCAAGCTCATCACCTTTGAGGGATGTGTcactcaatttttctttttcgCCCTACTGGGCACCACAGAGGCATTTCTCCTGgccgtgatggcctatgaccgcttcgTGGCCATCTGCAGCCCCCTGCGCTACCCCATCACCATGCACCCCTTGGTCTGTGCGCGCCTGGTGCTAGGCTCCTACTGCGGGGGCTGCCTCAACTCCATCCTGCAGGCCAGCTTCACATTCAGCCTCCCGTTCTGCAGCTCCAACCATGTCGACCACTTCTTCTGTGATGTGCCGCCTCTGCTCAAGCTTGCCTGTGCTGACACTACCATCAATGAGCTGGTCATGTTTGGCCTCTGTGGCTTCTTCATCGTGGGCACCACCCTTGTGGTCCTCGTCTCCTATGGCTACATCACAGTGACCATCCTGAGGATGCGCTCAGGAGGAGGGAGGCACAAGCTCTTCTCCACCTGCGGCTCCCACATGACAGCCGTGTCCCTCTTTTATGGGACCCTTTTTGTCATGTATGCCCAGCCGGGAGCTGTGGCGTCCATGGAGCAGGGCAAGGTGGTCTCCATCTTCTACACCCTGGTCATCCCAATGCTCAACCCCCTCATCTACAGCCTGAGAAACAAGGACGTGAAGGATGCCCTGTGGAGACTGGGACAGAGACACTCAGCCACGTGA
- the LOC102185912 gene encoding olfactory receptor 12-like: protein MSPHRNGSLSVMPLQEFVLDGFQGGLQTQALLFALFLALYLVAVMGNLTMMVVITLDARLHSPMYFFLKNLSFLDLGYSSVIYPKMLTDLLSSSKVITLGGCATQFFFLSLFLTTEGFLLAVMAYDRFVAICSPLRYPISMCPSVCARLMLGCYCGGCLNSILQTSFTFSLPFCSSNHIDHFFCDVPPLLRLACADTIISELVMFGLCGLIIVGTTLVVLTSYGYITVTILRIHSGGGRHKLFSTCGSHMTAVSLFYGTLFVMYAQPGAVASMEQGKVVSVFYTLVIPMLNPLIYSLRNKEVKDALWRLGQKHTMVERGGALSGWRAQLPALCPILPGSLAP from the exons ATGTCACCCCACAGAAACGGAAGCCTCTCAGTGATGCCTCTGCAGGAGTTCGTGCTGGATGGATTTCAGGGTGGTCTGCAGACCCAGGCCCTACTCTTTGCTCTGTTCCTGGCCCTGTACTTGGTGGCTGTCATGGGGAACCTCACCATGATGGTGGTCATCACCCTGGATGCCCGTCTGCACTCCCCGATGTACTTCTTCCTCAAGAACCTCTCCTTCCTGGACTTGGGCTACTCGTCTGTCATCTACCCTAAGATGCTCACTGacctcctttcctcctccaaggtcATCACCTTAGGGGGATGTGCCACCCagttcttcttcctctccctgttcctcaccactGAAGGTTTCCTCCTGgccgtgatggcctatgaccgcttcgTGGCCATCTGCAGCCCCCTGCGCTACCCCATCTCCATGTGCCCCTCGGTCTGTGCCCGCCTGATGCTGGGCTGCTACTGTGGGGGCTGCCTCAACTCCATCCTGCAGACCAGCTTCACATTCAGCCTCCCGTTCTGCAGCTCCAACCACATCGACCACTTCTTCTGTGATGTCCCTCCATTACTCAGGCTTGCCTGTGCTGACACTATCATCAGTGAGCTGGTCATGTTTGGCCTGTGTGGCCTCATCATCGTGGGCACCACCCTCGTGGTCCTCACCTCCTATGGCTACATCACAGTGACCATCCTGAGGATACACTCAGGAGGAGGGAGGCACAAGCTCTTCTCCACCTGCGGCTCCCACATGACAGCTGTGTCCCTCTTTTATGGGACCCTTTTTGTCATGTATGCCCAGCCGGGAGCTGTGGCGTCCATGGAGCAGGGCAAGGTGGTCTCTGTCTTCTACACCCTGGTCATCCCGATGCTCAACCCCCTCATCTACAGCCTGAGAAACAAGGAAGTGAAGGATGCCCTGTGGAGACTGGGGCAGAAGCACACA ATGGTAGAGAGAGGAGGTGCCCTTTCTGGGTGGCGAGCACAGCTCCCTGCTCTCTGTCCCATACTCCCTGGGAGCCTGGCCCCTTAG